From a region of the Enterobacter sp. JBIWA008 genome:
- the pyk gene encoding pyruvate kinase, with amino-acid sequence MSRRLRRTKIVTTLGPATDRDNNLEKIIAAGANVVRMNFSHGTPEDHKLRADKVREIAAKLGRHVAILGDLQGPKIRVSTFKEGKVFLNIGDKFLLDANLGKGEGDKEKVGIDYKGLPADVVPGDILLLDDGRVQLKVLEVQGMKVFTEVTVGGPLSNNKGINKLGGGLSAEALTDKDKADIVTAALIGVDYLAVSFPRCGEDLNYARRLARDAGCDAKIVAKVERAEAVCDQDAMDDVILASDVVMVARGDLGVEIGDPELVGIQKALIRRARQLNRAVITATQMMESMITNPMPTRAEVMDVANAVLDGTDAVMLSAETAAGQYPAETVAAMARVCLGAEKIPSINVSKHRLDVQFDNVEEAIAMSAMYAANHLKGVTAIITMTESGRTALMTSRISSGLPIFAMSRHERTLNLTALYRGVTPVHFDSTNDGVAAAHDAVNLLRDKGYLVSGDIVIVTQGDVMSTIGSTNTTRVLTVE; translated from the coding sequence GCCCGGCCACCGATCGCGATAATAATCTCGAGAAAATTATCGCCGCCGGCGCCAACGTGGTGCGTATGAACTTCTCTCACGGTACGCCAGAAGACCATAAATTACGTGCCGATAAAGTGCGTGAAATCGCAGCAAAACTGGGCCGCCACGTTGCTATTCTCGGCGATTTGCAGGGTCCAAAAATCCGTGTTTCGACCTTTAAAGAGGGTAAAGTATTCCTCAATATCGGCGACAAATTCCTGCTTGATGCCAACCTGGGCAAAGGCGAAGGCGATAAAGAAAAAGTCGGTATCGACTATAAAGGCCTGCCGGCAGACGTGGTGCCTGGCGATATCCTCCTGCTTGACGATGGTCGCGTACAGCTGAAGGTGCTGGAAGTTCAGGGCATGAAAGTGTTCACCGAAGTCACCGTCGGCGGCCCGCTCTCCAACAATAAAGGTATCAACAAACTGGGTGGCGGCCTCTCTGCTGAAGCGCTTACCGATAAAGACAAAGCGGACATTGTGACTGCTGCGCTGATCGGCGTTGACTACCTGGCCGTCTCCTTCCCGCGCTGCGGCGAAGACCTGAACTATGCGCGTCGCCTGGCTCGTGATGCAGGCTGCGATGCCAAAATCGTCGCTAAAGTTGAACGCGCGGAAGCCGTTTGCGATCAGGATGCCATGGACGATGTGATCCTCGCGTCCGACGTAGTGATGGTTGCTCGCGGTGATCTGGGCGTGGAAATCGGTGACCCTGAGCTTGTCGGTATCCAGAAAGCGCTGATTCGTCGCGCACGTCAGCTGAACCGCGCGGTGATCACCGCCACTCAAATGATGGAATCGATGATCACCAACCCAATGCCAACCCGTGCAGAAGTCATGGACGTGGCTAACGCCGTGCTGGACGGTACCGATGCGGTGATGCTCTCTGCGGAAACCGCTGCAGGCCAGTATCCGGCAGAAACCGTGGCCGCCATGGCGCGCGTTTGCCTGGGCGCTGAAAAGATCCCAAGCATCAACGTCTCTAAACACCGCCTGGACGTGCAGTTCGACAATGTGGAAGAAGCGATTGCGATGTCTGCGATGTACGCGGCAAACCATCTGAAAGGCGTTACCGCGATCATCACCATGACCGAATCTGGCCGCACCGCGCTGATGACCTCTCGTATCAGCTCTGGCCTGCCGATCTTCGCCATGTCCCGTCACGAACGTACCCTGAACCTGACGGCGCTGTACCGCGGCGTGACGCCGGTTCACTTCGACAGCACCAATGATGGTGTGGCAGCCGCGCACGACGCCGTTAACCTGCTGCGCGACAAAGGCTATCTGGTGTCCGGTGATATCGTCATTGTGACCCAGGGTGACGTGATGAGCACCATCGGCTCAACCAACACCACGCGCGTCTTGACGGTAGAGTAA
- the lpxM gene encoding lauroyl-Kdo(2)-lipid IV(A) myristoyltransferase (LpxM is lauroyl-Kdo(2)-lipid IV(A) myristoyltransferase, an enzyme characterized in Escherichia coli and involved in biosynthesis of the form of lipid A found in that species and some closely related species.) translates to METQKNNIEYIPEFEKSFRHPRNWGAWLGVYAFAGMAMLPASVRDPVLGKIGRLAGRLGKSARRRAQINLYYCFPEKSDAEREAIIDEMYTTAPQAMAMMAELALKGPDKIVDRVDWTGLDIIEEMRRNNEKVIFLVPHGWGVDIPAMLMASQGQKMAAMFHNQGNKIYDFVWNTVRRRFGGRLHARNDGIKPFIQSVRQGYWGYYLPDQDHGPEHSEFVDFFATYKATLPAIGRLMKVCRARVIPLFPVYDGKTHRLSIEVRPPMDDLLTADDHTIARRMNEEVEILVGPHAEQYTWILKLLKTRKPGETEPYKRKELYPKK, encoded by the coding sequence ATGGAAACCCAAAAAAACAATATTGAATACATTCCTGAGTTTGAAAAATCCTTCCGCCATCCGCGCAACTGGGGCGCCTGGCTTGGTGTCTACGCCTTTGCGGGGATGGCGATGCTGCCTGCTTCCGTCCGCGATCCGGTTCTGGGGAAAATTGGCCGTCTGGCCGGGCGTTTAGGCAAGAGCGCCCGCCGCCGCGCGCAGATCAACCTCTACTACTGTTTTCCTGAGAAAAGCGACGCCGAGCGCGAGGCAATCATTGATGAAATGTATACCACTGCGCCGCAGGCAATGGCGATGATGGCGGAACTGGCGCTGAAAGGGCCGGATAAAATCGTCGATCGCGTTGACTGGACAGGGCTGGACATCATCGAGGAGATGCGCCGCAATAACGAGAAAGTCATTTTCCTTGTCCCCCACGGCTGGGGCGTTGATATTCCGGCGATGCTAATGGCGTCCCAGGGCCAGAAAATGGCGGCGATGTTCCATAACCAGGGAAATAAAATCTACGATTTTGTCTGGAATACGGTGCGTCGTCGTTTTGGCGGACGTTTGCATGCGCGTAACGATGGCATTAAGCCCTTCATTCAGTCGGTTCGTCAGGGGTACTGGGGCTACTATCTGCCGGATCAGGACCACGGCCCCGAGCACAGCGAGTTTGTCGATTTCTTTGCGACCTATAAAGCGACGCTCCCCGCGATTGGTCGCCTGATGAAAGTCTGTCGTGCCCGCGTGATCCCGCTATTTCCGGTCTATGACGGTAAAACGCATCGTCTGAGTATAGAGGTCCGTCCGCCGATGGACGATCTACTCACCGCGGACGACCACACCATCGCGCGTCGAATGAACGAAGAGGTGGAAATCCTGGTGGGGCCGCATGCCGAACAGTACACGTGGATACTTAAGCTGCTTAAAACGCGTAAACCGGGTGAAACAGAGCCTTATAAACGCAAAGAGCTTTATCCGAAGAAATAA
- the mepM gene encoding murein DD-endopeptidase MepM, with protein MQQIARSVALAFNNLPRPHRVMLGSLTVLTLAVAVWRPYVYHPSSAPIIKTIELEKSEIRSLLPEASEPIDQAAQEDEAIPQDELDDKTENEAGIHEYVVSTGDTLSSVLNQYGIDMGNISQLAAADKDLRNLKIGQQLSWTLTADGDLQRLTWEMSRRETRTYDRTANGFKMTSEMQKGEWVNSVLKGTVGASFVSSARDAGLTSAEISSVIKAMQWQMDFRKLKKGDEFSVLMSREMLDGKREQSQLLGVRLRSEGKDYYAIRAEDGKFYDRSGTGLAKGFLRFPTAKQFRVSSNFNPRRLNPVTGRVAPHRGVDFAMPQGTPVLAVGDGEVVVAKRSGAAGYYVAVRHGRTYTTRYMHLRKLLVKPGQKVKRGDRIAISGNTGRSTGPHLHYEVWINQQAVNPLTAKLPRTEGLTGKDRTDYLAQVKEVIPQLSLN; from the coding sequence GTGCAACAGATAGCCCGCTCTGTCGCCCTGGCATTTAACAATTTGCCTCGACCCCACCGCGTTATGCTGGGGTCGCTTACAGTACTCACCTTAGCGGTCGCCGTCTGGCGGCCCTATGTTTACCACCCGAGTTCTGCCCCTATCATCAAAACTATTGAGCTTGAAAAGAGCGAAATCCGTTCTTTGCTGCCTGAAGCCAGTGAGCCTATCGACCAGGCGGCCCAGGAAGATGAAGCCATCCCGCAGGATGAACTGGACGATAAAACCGAGAACGAAGCGGGTATCCACGAATATGTGGTGTCTACCGGAGACACGCTAAGCAGCGTGCTGAACCAGTACGGCATCGACATGGGCAATATCAGCCAGCTGGCGGCTGCGGATAAAGATCTTCGTAACCTGAAAATCGGACAGCAGCTCTCCTGGACATTAACGGCGGATGGCGATCTGCAGCGTCTGACCTGGGAAATGTCCCGCCGCGAAACCCGCACCTACGATCGCACTGCAAACGGTTTCAAGATGACCAGCGAAATGCAGAAGGGTGAGTGGGTTAACAGCGTTCTGAAAGGCACCGTGGGCGCGAGCTTTGTTTCCAGCGCGCGAGATGCGGGCTTGACCAGCGCTGAAATCAGTTCGGTGATCAAAGCCATGCAGTGGCAGATGGATTTCCGCAAACTGAAGAAGGGCGATGAGTTCTCCGTTCTGATGTCCCGCGAAATGCTGGACGGCAAGCGCGAGCAAAGCCAACTGCTGGGCGTGCGTCTGCGCTCCGAGGGCAAAGATTACTACGCGATTCGTGCCGAAGACGGCAAGTTCTATGACCGCAGCGGTACGGGCCTTGCGAAAGGCTTCCTGCGCTTCCCGACGGCAAAACAGTTCCGCGTCTCCTCTAACTTTAACCCGCGTCGTCTGAACCCGGTAACCGGGCGCGTCGCGCCGCACCGTGGCGTTGACTTTGCCATGCCGCAGGGCACTCCGGTACTGGCGGTAGGGGATGGCGAAGTGGTGGTGGCCAAACGTAGCGGTGCTGCCGGATACTATGTCGCGGTACGACATGGGCGCACTTATACGACCCGCTACATGCACCTGCGTAAGCTGCTGGTTAAACCGGGCCAGAAGGTGAAGCGTGGTGACCGCATCGCGATCTCCGGCAATACCGGACGCTCTACCGGCCCTCACCTGCACTATGAAGTGTGGATCAACCAACAAGCCGTGAACCCGCTGACGGCGAAACTGCCGCGCACCGAAGGCCTGACGGGTAAAGACCGTACTGATTATCTGGCGCAGGTGAAAGAGGTTATTCCGCAGCTGAGCTTAAACTAA
- the znuA gene encoding zinc ABC transporter substrate-binding protein ZnuA, with protein sequence MLHKNTLLFAALSAALWGTTAQDVNAAVVASLKPLGFIASAIADGVTETQVLLPDGASEHDYSLRPSDVKRLQNADLVVWIGPEMEAFMQKSAKQVAGEKQVAIAALPGVKPLLMKGADDDGDEHDHHAADGEKGDGDHHHGEYNMHLWLSPEIARLSAVAIHDKLVELMPQSRAKLDANLKDFEAQLAATDKQVGNELAPLKGKGYFVFHDAYGYYEKHYGLTPLGHFTVNPEIQPGAQRLHEIRTQLVEQKATCVFAEPQFRPAVVEAVARGTSVRMGTLDPLGTNIQLSKASYSQFLSQLANQYASCLKGD encoded by the coding sequence ATGTTACATAAAAATACGCTTCTTTTCGCAGCATTATCCGCTGCCCTTTGGGGTACAACCGCACAAGATGTTAACGCTGCGGTTGTCGCTTCGCTTAAACCACTCGGATTCATCGCGTCGGCCATTGCCGACGGGGTGACGGAAACCCAGGTTTTGCTCCCTGATGGTGCATCTGAGCATGACTATTCCCTGCGCCCGTCAGATGTAAAACGCTTGCAAAACGCGGACTTAGTCGTCTGGATTGGCCCGGAAATGGAAGCGTTCATGCAGAAGTCAGCAAAACAGGTTGCTGGCGAAAAGCAGGTCGCGATTGCCGCACTCCCCGGCGTGAAACCGTTGCTCATGAAAGGGGCGGATGACGACGGTGACGAACATGACCATCATGCTGCAGACGGTGAAAAAGGTGATGGAGATCACCATCACGGCGAGTACAACATGCATCTTTGGTTATCCCCAGAGATAGCGCGGCTTTCAGCGGTTGCAATCCATGACAAATTAGTGGAACTTATGCCGCAAAGTCGAGCCAAACTAGACGCCAACCTGAAGGATTTTGAGGCACAATTAGCCGCAACCGATAAGCAGGTGGGTAATGAGCTCGCACCGCTGAAAGGTAAAGGGTATTTCGTTTTTCATGACGCCTACGGCTATTACGAAAAACATTACGGTTTGACCCCGCTGGGTCACTTCACCGTCAACCCTGAAATTCAGCCTGGTGCGCAGCGTTTACATGAAATCAGAACACAGTTGGTTGAGCAAAAAGCGACATGCGTTTTTGCTGAGCCGCAGTTCAGGCCAGCGGTCGTAGAAGCCGTGGCCAGGGGGACATCCGTGCGCATGGGGACCCTTGACCCGCTAGGAACGAATATCCAGTTGAGCAAAGCGAGCTATTCGCAGTTCCTCAGCCAACTGGCGAACCAGTATGCGAGCTGCCTGAAAGGAGATTAA
- the znuC gene encoding zinc ABC transporter ATP-binding protein ZnuC: MTTLVSLENISVSFGQRRVLSDVSLDLKPGKILTLLGPNGAGKSTLVRVVLGLVAPDEGVIKREEKLRIGYVPQKLHLDATLPLTVSRFLRLRPGTRKADILPALKRVQAGHLIDAPLQKLSGGETQRVLLARALLSSPQLLVLDEPTQGVDVNGQVALYDLIDQLRRELDCAVLMVSHDLHLVMAKTDEVLCLNHHICCSGTPEVVSMHPEFISMFGPRGAEQLGIYRHHHNHRHDLQGRIVLRRGNGHS; the protein is encoded by the coding sequence ATGACGACATTGGTTTCTCTTGAAAATATTTCGGTCTCATTCGGCCAGCGCCGCGTCCTCTCTGACGTGTCGCTCGATCTGAAGCCCGGCAAAATTCTGACGCTGCTCGGTCCCAATGGCGCAGGCAAATCCACCCTGGTGCGCGTGGTGCTGGGTCTGGTCGCCCCCGATGAAGGCGTGATTAAGCGCGAGGAAAAATTGCGTATTGGCTATGTGCCGCAAAAACTTCACCTTGACGCCACGCTGCCGCTGACGGTCAGCCGTTTCCTGCGTCTGCGCCCCGGCACACGGAAAGCAGATATTCTCCCGGCACTGAAACGCGTGCAGGCGGGCCATCTTATCGATGCGCCACTCCAAAAACTGTCCGGCGGTGAAACTCAGCGTGTTTTACTTGCCCGCGCGCTGCTGAGCAGCCCGCAGCTGCTGGTACTGGATGAGCCGACTCAGGGTGTGGATGTGAATGGTCAGGTTGCGCTTTATGATTTGATCGATCAGCTACGTCGGGAGCTTGATTGCGCAGTGCTGATGGTGTCTCACGATCTGCATCTGGTGATGGCAAAAACCGACGAAGTGCTGTGTCTCAACCATCATATCTGCTGCTCCGGTACGCCTGAAGTGGTGTCAATGCACCCGGAATTTATCTCTATGTTCGGCCCCCGCGGCGCTGAACAGCTGGGCATTTACCGCCATCATCATAATCATCGCCATGATTTACAGGGACGAATCGTACTACGTCGGGGAAATGGACACTCATGA
- the znuB gene encoding zinc ABC transporter permease subunit ZnuB encodes MIELLLPGWLAGIMLACAAGPLGSFVVWRRMSYFGDTLAHASLLGVAFGLLLDVNPFYAVIVVTLLLAAGLVWLEKRPHLAIDTLLGIMAHSALSLGLVVVSLMSNIRVDLMAYLFGDLLAVTPEDLIAIAIGVVMVLAILLWQWRNLLAMTVSPDLAFVDGVKLQRVKLLLMLVTALTIGVAMKFVGALIITSLLIIPAATARRFARTPEQMAGVAVIIGMIAVTGGLTFSAFYDTPAGPSVVLSAAVLFIFSMMKKTAN; translated from the coding sequence ATGATTGAACTGTTACTGCCCGGCTGGCTGGCCGGGATTATGCTTGCCTGCGCCGCGGGTCCACTCGGCTCGTTTGTTGTCTGGCGCAGAATGTCCTATTTTGGCGATACCCTGGCGCATGCGTCTCTGCTGGGCGTTGCCTTTGGTCTGCTGCTGGATGTGAACCCCTTCTACGCGGTAATTGTGGTCACGCTGCTGCTGGCGGCCGGTCTGGTCTGGCTGGAAAAGCGCCCTCACCTAGCGATTGATACGCTGCTTGGCATCATGGCGCACAGTGCCCTGTCTCTGGGCCTGGTGGTGGTCAGCCTGATGTCGAACATCCGCGTGGATCTGATGGCCTACCTCTTCGGTGACCTGCTGGCCGTGACGCCGGAGGATCTCATCGCTATCGCCATTGGGGTGGTGATGGTGCTCGCCATTCTGCTCTGGCAGTGGCGGAATTTACTGGCCATGACCGTCAGCCCGGATCTGGCGTTTGTCGACGGCGTGAAGCTGCAGCGCGTAAAACTGCTGCTGATGCTGGTGACGGCGTTAACGATTGGTGTCGCGATGAAGTTTGTCGGCGCGCTGATTATTACGTCGCTGCTGATCATCCCTGCCGCCACGGCGCGTCGTTTTGCCCGTACGCCGGAGCAGATGGCCGGCGTAGCCGTGATTATCGGAATGATTGCGGTAACGGGTGGGTTAACCTTCTCGGCGTTCTACGATACCCCTGCGGGGCCGTCCGTGGTGCTGAGTGCGGCGGTGTTGTTTATCTTCAGTATGATGAAGAAGACCGCGAATTAA
- the ruvB gene encoding Holliday junction branch migration DNA helicase RuvB has protein sequence MIEADRLVSAGTIQAEDVVDRAIRPKLLDEYIGQPQVRSQMEIFIQAAKLRGDALDHLLIFGPPGLGKTTLANIVANEMGVNLRTTSGPVLEKAGDLAAMLTNLEPHDVLFIDEIHRLSPVVEEVLYPAMEDYQLDIMIGEGPAARSIKIDLPPFTLIGATTRAGSLTSPLRDRFGIVQRLEFYQVADLQHIVGRSARYMGLEMSEEGAFEVAKRSRGTPRIANRLLRRVRDFAEVKHDGSISAEIAAQALDMLNVDAEGFDYMDRKLLLAVLDKFFGGPVGLDNLAAAIGEERETIEDVLEPYLIQQGFLQRTPRGRMATVRAWNHFGITPPAMP, from the coding sequence ATGATTGAAGCAGACCGCCTGGTGTCGGCAGGCACTATTCAGGCAGAAGACGTGGTGGATCGCGCGATCCGCCCTAAGCTGCTTGATGAGTATATCGGCCAGCCGCAGGTTCGTTCCCAGATGGAGATTTTCATCCAGGCGGCAAAACTGCGCGGCGATGCGCTCGATCACCTGCTGATTTTTGGCCCTCCGGGTTTAGGGAAAACCACGCTGGCGAATATCGTCGCCAATGAAATGGGCGTCAACCTGCGCACCACCTCCGGCCCGGTGCTGGAGAAGGCGGGCGATCTCGCTGCGATGCTGACCAACCTCGAACCGCATGACGTGCTGTTTATCGATGAGATCCACCGCCTGTCACCGGTGGTGGAGGAAGTGCTCTATCCGGCGATGGAAGATTACCAGCTGGATATCATGATCGGTGAAGGCCCGGCCGCGCGCTCCATCAAAATCGATCTGCCACCCTTTACCCTGATTGGCGCTACCACCCGCGCCGGGTCGTTGACCTCTCCGCTGCGCGACCGTTTCGGCATCGTGCAGCGTCTTGAGTTTTACCAGGTGGCGGACCTCCAGCACATCGTTGGCCGTAGCGCCCGCTATATGGGGCTGGAGATGAGCGAAGAGGGCGCGTTTGAAGTGGCGAAGCGTTCTCGCGGTACGCCACGTATCGCCAACCGTCTGCTGCGCCGCGTGCGCGACTTTGCCGAAGTGAAGCACGATGGCTCGATTTCCGCCGAGATCGCCGCTCAGGCGCTGGATATGCTGAACGTCGATGCCGAAGGCTTTGACTATATGGACCGTAAACTGCTGCTGGCGGTGCTGGATAAGTTCTTTGGCGGCCCGGTCGGGCTGGATAACCTGGCGGCGGCAATTGGGGAAGAGCGTGAGACGATTGAAGATGTGCTGGAGCCGTATCTGATCCAGCAGGGCTTCCTGCAGCGCACCCCCCGTGGACGTATGGCAACGGTGCGGGCGTGGAATCATTTCGGCATTACACCACCGGCAATGCCGTAA
- the ruvA gene encoding Holliday junction branch migration protein RuvA: MIGRLRGIIIEKQPPLVLLEVGGVGYEVHMPMTCFYELPDAGKEAIVFTQFVVREDAQLLYGFNNKQERTLFRELIKTNGVGPKLALAILSGMSAPQFVNAVEREDPAALIKLPGIGKKTAERLIVEMKDRFKGLHGDLFTPAADLVLTSPGGPATDDDAEQEAVAALVALGYKPQEASRMVSKIAKPDASSETLIREALRAAL; this comes from the coding sequence GTGATAGGCAGACTCAGAGGCATCATCATTGAAAAACAACCCCCGTTAGTGCTGCTGGAAGTGGGTGGCGTGGGCTATGAAGTCCATATGCCGATGACCTGCTTCTACGAGCTGCCGGACGCGGGCAAAGAGGCGATTGTCTTTACCCAGTTTGTGGTGCGCGAAGATGCCCAGCTGCTGTACGGCTTCAATAACAAGCAGGAACGCACCCTGTTCCGCGAGCTGATTAAAACCAACGGCGTCGGTCCGAAGCTGGCGCTGGCGATTTTATCCGGCATGTCAGCGCCACAGTTTGTGAATGCCGTTGAGCGCGAAGATCCTGCGGCGCTGATTAAGCTTCCGGGCATCGGTAAGAAAACTGCCGAGCGTCTGATAGTAGAAATGAAAGACCGCTTTAAAGGTCTGCATGGCGATCTGTTCACGCCGGCTGCCGATTTGGTACTGACCTCTCCTGGCGGCCCTGCCACGGATGATGACGCCGAGCAGGAAGCGGTTGCCGCGCTGGTGGCGCTGGGCTATAAACCTCAGGAGGCAAGCCGTATGGTGAGCAAAATCGCCAAACCGGACGCCAGCAGTGAAACCCTGATTCGTGAAGCGCTGCGCGCTGCATTGTGA
- the ruvC gene encoding crossover junction endodeoxyribonuclease RuvC gives MSIILGIDPGSRVTGYGVIRQVGRQLTYLGSGCIRTKVDDLPSRLKLIYAGVSEIITQFQPDFFAIEQVFMAKNADSALKLGQARGVAIVAAVNQDLPVFEYAARQVKQTVVGIGSAEKSQVQHMVRTLLKLPANPQADAADALAIAITHCHVSQNAMQMSESRLNLARGRLR, from the coding sequence ATGTCGATTATTCTCGGGATTGACCCAGGCTCACGCGTCACCGGTTATGGCGTTATCCGTCAGGTGGGACGCCAGTTGACCTACCTGGGCAGCGGCTGTATTCGCACTAAAGTGGACGATCTACCATCGCGCCTGAAGCTCATTTATGCGGGCGTCTCGGAGATCATCACCCAGTTTCAGCCGGACTTTTTCGCCATTGAGCAGGTCTTTATGGCGAAAAACGCCGATTCAGCGCTAAAGCTCGGTCAGGCGCGCGGTGTCGCCATCGTCGCTGCCGTGAACCAGGATTTGCCGGTATTCGAATACGCGGCTCGTCAGGTCAAGCAGACGGTGGTGGGCATTGGGAGCGCGGAGAAAAGCCAGGTGCAGCATATGGTGCGTACCTTGCTGAAGCTTCCCGCGAACCCGCAGGCCGACGCCGCCGATGCGCTGGCTATTGCGATTACCCACTGTCACGTCAGCCAGAACGCGATGCAAATGAGCGAGTCGCGGCTCAATCTGGCGCGAGGCAGGTTACGATAA
- a CDS encoding YebC/PmpR family DNA-binding transcriptional regulator yields MAGHSKWANTKHRKAAQDAKRGKIFTKIIRELVTAARLGGGDPASNPRLRAAVDKALSNNMTRDTLNRAIARGVGGDEDANMETIIYEGYGPGGTAVMVECLSDNRNRTVAEVRHAFTKTGGNLGTDGSVAYLFSKKGVISFEKGDEDAIMEAALEAGAEDVVTFDDGAIDVYTAWEEMGAVRDALEAAGLKADNAEVSMIPSTKADMDAETAPKLLRLIDMLEDCDDVQEVYHNGEISDEVAATL; encoded by the coding sequence ATGGCAGGTCATAGTAAGTGGGCCAACACCAAACACCGCAAAGCGGCACAGGATGCCAAACGCGGTAAAATCTTTACCAAAATCATTCGTGAGCTGGTAACTGCAGCACGTCTGGGCGGCGGCGACCCGGCTTCTAACCCGCGTCTGCGCGCGGCGGTGGATAAAGCGCTGTCAAACAACATGACGCGTGACACCCTGAACCGTGCAATCGCACGTGGCGTGGGCGGTGACGAAGACGCGAACATGGAAACCATCATTTATGAAGGTTACGGCCCTGGCGGTACTGCGGTGATGGTTGAGTGTCTGTCCGACAACCGTAACCGTACCGTTGCGGAAGTGCGCCACGCGTTCACCAAAACCGGTGGCAACCTGGGCACTGACGGTTCCGTTGCTTACCTGTTCAGCAAAAAAGGCGTCATCTCCTTCGAGAAAGGCGATGAAGATGCGATCATGGAAGCTGCGCTGGAAGCCGGTGCGGAAGATGTGGTGACCTTCGATGACGGCGCTATCGACGTTTATACCGCGTGGGAAGAGATGGGTGCCGTGCGCGATGCGCTGGAAGCGGCAGGCCTGAAAGCGGACAACGCTGAAGTGTCCATGATCCCGTCCACCAAAGCGGACATGGATGCGGAAACGGCACCAAAACTGCTGCGTCTGATCGACATGCTCGAAGACTGCGACGACGTGCAGGAAGTGTACCACAACGGTGAAATCTCTGATGAGGTTGCAGCGACTCTCTGA
- the nudB gene encoding dihydroneopterin triphosphate diphosphatase → MAYKLPVSVLVVIYAEDTKRVLMLQRRDDPDFWQSVTGSLEEGETASQAAAREVKEEVTIDVAREQLTLKDCQRTVEFEIFSHLRHRYAPGTERNTESWFCLALPHEREIVFTEHLTYRWVNAADAAALTKSWSNRQAIEEFVINAA, encoded by the coding sequence ATGGCATATAAGCTTCCCGTTTCGGTTCTGGTGGTCATTTATGCAGAAGACACGAAGCGGGTGCTGATGTTGCAGCGGCGCGATGACCCTGATTTTTGGCAGTCGGTAACCGGCAGTCTGGAAGAAGGGGAAACCGCGTCGCAGGCCGCCGCGCGTGAAGTAAAGGAAGAGGTCACCATTGATGTTGCCCGCGAGCAACTGACCCTGAAGGACTGTCAGCGCACGGTGGAGTTTGAAATTTTTAGCCATTTACGTCATCGCTACGCGCCGGGTACCGAGCGCAATACGGAGTCGTGGTTCTGTCTCGCGCTCCCCCATGAACGGGAGATCGTGTTTACCGAGCACCTGACCTACCGCTGGGTGAATGCGGCGGATGCCGCCGCACTGACCAAGTCGTGGAGCAACCGGCAGGCGATTGAAGAATTTGTAATTAACGCAGCCTGA